From Daucus carota subsp. sativus chromosome 6, DH1 v3.0, whole genome shotgun sequence, the proteins below share one genomic window:
- the LOC108224757 gene encoding protein root UVB sensitive 6-like, which produces MKHKPSQSQTTTVSQPQDPRHLVRETLRISANLASAPPSPPQSSAAAPPPPIQNQFVDSSLRLICSEEIDGRKWNYFAPNEDLFGPAKFSKGSIRAVSLQSPKAPVDELVSFVRSYVVPEGFPDSVIPSYVPYMTWRALKHFFGGAMGVFTTQTLLNSVGVSRNQSIPGAVAINWILKDGAGRVGKMIFARQGRKFDYDLKQLRFAGDLLMELGAGVELATAAVPHLFLPLACAANVAKNVAAVTSTSTRTPIYKAFARGENIGDVTAKGECVGNIADLLGTGLSIMIAKGNPSLVTTFALLSCGYVFSSYQEVKSVVLHTLNRARFTVAVDSFLKTGRVPTLQEGNAMESVFNLPWINHSPIVLGSRFKDAFQDAKSYLSIEPVFEKERYVVAYNPTKGNIYALLKDQAKPDDILKATFHANVLLHIIRSSTANRSLTKENGINPSVLLPSFTNLDTHIADSYKMVLALFGLFKNKAKEQGWVMSESHLNPGRARLCELGR; this is translated from the exons ATGAAACACAAACCCTCACAATCACAAACCACCACCGTCTCTCAACCACAAGACCCTCGCCATCTCGTCCGCGAGACTCTCCGCATCAGCGCCAATCTCGCCTCCGCTCCGCCCTCGCCGCCGCAGTCATCTGCCGCCGCGCCTCCGCCGCCAATTCAGAACCAGTTCGTTGATTCGAGCTTGCGGTTGATTTGCAGCGAGGAGATCGACGGCCGAAAGTGGAATTACTTTGCGCCGAATGAGGATTTATTTGGCCCTGCCAAGTTTTCGAAAGGCTCGATTCGTGCTGTCAGCTTGCAATCACCCAAAGCACCTGTTGAT GAATTAGTTTCATTTGTTAGATCTTATGTAGTTCCAGAAGGTTTTCCCGATAGTGTTATCCCATCGTATGTCCCATACATGACATGGAGAGCATTGAAG CATTTTTTTGGCGGAGCAATGGGTGTTTTCACAACACAGACACTTTTGAACTCAGTTGGAGTCTCTAGAAACCAATCTATTCCTGGGGCTGTTGCTATTAATTGGATTCTCAAG GATGGAGCAGGCCGTGTTGGGAAGATGATCTTTGCTCGCCAAGGGAGAAAATTCGACTATGATCTGAAACAG CTCCGATTTGCTGGTGATCTTTTAATGGAGTTGGGAGCTGGTGTAGAACTGGCAACTGCAGCTGTACCACACCTATTCCTCCCTCTAGCCTGTGCTGCTAATGTAGCCAAG AATGTTGCTGCTGTGACATCAACATCTACTCGTACCCCAATATACAAAGCCTTTGCTAGAGGAGAAAACATTGGGGATGTTACTGCCAAAGGAGAATGTGTTGGAAATATTGCAGATCTG TTGGGTACTGGGTTGAGCATCATGATTGCAAAAGGAAATCCATCTCTGGTTACCACATTTGCGTTACTCTCTTGTGGATATGTTTTTAGCTCTTACCAAGAG GTCAAATCTGTTGTATTGCATACATTGAACAGGGCAAGATTTACAGTGGCTGTTGATTCCTTTCTTAAGACTG GGCGGGTACCAACATTGCAGGAGGGAAATGCAATGGAAAGTGTATTTAATCTTCCATGGATTAACCACAGTCCCATTGTTCTTG GATCAAGATTTAAAGATGCGTTCCAAGATGCAAAGTCTTACCTCTCCATAGAGCCTGTTTTTGAG AAAGAAAGATATGTAGTGGCATATAACCCTACCAAGGGTAATATTTATGCACTGCTTAAGGATCAAGCAAAACCTGATGATATTTTGAAAGCCACTTTCCAT GCTAATGTACTCTTGCATATCATTCGTTCATCGACTGCGAATAGGTCTTTGACGAAAGAAAATGGAATTAATCCCTCAGTTTTGCTCCCCTCTTTTACCAATCTTGACACTCACATTGCAGACTCATATAAGATGGTCTTAGCTTTGTTTGGGTTATTTAAGAATAAAGCTAAAGAACAG GGGTGGGTgatgtcagaatctcatctaaatCCAGGCAGAGCTCGGCTGTGTGAATTAGGTAGGTGA
- the LOC108226744 gene encoding zinc-finger homeodomain protein 3-like, translating into MEMSNQDVEMPIPINTSYGHGHIVPYKKMVKYKECLKNHAAAMGGTATDGCGEFMASGEEGTPEAFTCSVCTCHRNFHRKETQGDTSYYHKKVFLGHHIGTPSFVSSRPTQPHSMIMSYNMMMGSTLASESDEQEDGGGNTVHGCGYAARVPSHMARKRFRTKFSQEQKEKMVDFAEKVGWKMQNLEESVVQQICQEVGVKRKVLKVWMHNNKHHLSKINPTTSPSASTPTV; encoded by the coding sequence atGGAGATGTCTAATCAAGATGTGGAGATGCCAATTCCTATCAACACTTCATATGGGCATGGCCACATTGTGCCCTACAAGAAAATGGTGAAATACAAAGAATGTCTGAAGAATCATGCAGCAGCCATGGGAGGAACTGCCACAGATGGATGTGGTGAGTTCATGGCCAGTGGAGAAGAAGGCACTCCAGAGGCCTTCACTTGCTCTGTCTGCACCTGCCACAGAAACTTTCACAGGAAAGAAACTCAAGGTGACACAAGCTATTACCATAAAAAGGTTTTCTTGGGACATCATATTGGGACACCTAGCTTTGTTTCCTCAAGGCCAACACAACCACACTCTATGATCATGTCTTATAATATGATGATGGGGTCCACTTTGGCTTCAGAGTCTGATGAGCAAGAAGATGGTGGTGGGAACACTGTGCATGGATGTGGGTATGCTGCTAGAGTGCCTTCCCATATGGCGAGAAAGCGGTTCAGGACAAAGTTTTCGCAGGAGCAGAAGGAGAAAATGGTGGATTTTGCGGAGAAAGTTGGGTGGAAAATGCAGAATCTGGAGGAATCAGTAGTGCAGCAGATCTGTCAAGAAGTTGGAGTTAAGAGAAAAGTTCTTAAGGTTTGGATGCACAACAATAAGCACCATTTGTCCAAGATAAACCCTACCACCTCCCCTTCTGCTTCAACTCCTACTGTTTAA